In Phaeodactylum tricornutum CCAP 1055/1 chromosome 10, whole genome shotgun sequence, a single genomic region encodes these proteins:
- a CDS encoding predicted protein codes for MVHALKRRVAYVAEEGAALVNVYPLTSAVPTRRGAGRVVWQISVNAAMANRFSMLQASTSCAAMVHVLKRRVAYVAEEGAGLVNVYPLTSVVPTRRGADRVVRQISVNAAMGNRYSTLQVSTSCAAMVHALKRRVAYVAEEGAGLVNVYPLTSVVPTRRGAGRVVRQISVNAAMGNRYSMLQV; via the coding sequence ATGGTACACGCACTCAAACGCCGTGTGGCATATGTGGCGGAAGAAGGTGCAGCTCTGGTGAATGTGTATCCGCTAACGAGTGCTGTCCCGACGAGACGCGGTGCGGGTCGAGTTGTGTGGCAAATCTCCGTGAATGCTGCGATGGCCAACCGATTTTCAATGCTTCAAGCGTCAACCTCCTGTGCTGCGATGGTACACGTACTCAAACGCCGTGTGGCATATGTGGCGGAAGAAGGTGCAGGTCTGGTGAATGTGTATCCGCTAACGAGTGTTGTCCCGACGAGACGCGGTGCGGATCGAGTTGTGCGGCAAATCTCCGTGAATGCTGCGATGGGCAACCGATATTCAACGCTTCAAGTGTCAACCTCCTGTGCTGCAATGGTACACGCACTCAAACGCCGTGTGGCATATGTGGCGGAAGAAGGTGCAGGTCTGGTGAATGTGTATCCGCTAACGAGTGTTGTCCCGACGAGACGCGGTGCGGGTCGAGTTGTGCGGCAAATCTCCGTGAATGCTGCGATGGGCAACCGATATTCAATGCTTCAAGTGTGA